Proteins from a single region of bacterium:
- a CDS encoding hydrogenase iron-sulfur subunit, with protein sequence MSATPQAAEQPQAAPGWEPKIAAFVCTWCTYTGADLAGTSRLQMAPNVRIVRLPCTGRIDPLFIVKAFDRGADGVIVSGCHPNDCHYNAGNFHARRRFAVFLDLLKVLGVDERRLTFSWVSASEGGKWAEIVNETTERVRALGPFAGWRGLSPDANGGGDAGTP encoded by the coding sequence ATGAGCGCAACGCCACAGGCCGCCGAGCAGCCCCAGGCGGCGCCCGGCTGGGAGCCGAAGATCGCCGCCTTCGTCTGCACCTGGTGCACCTACACCGGCGCGGACCTGGCCGGAACGAGCCGGCTCCAGATGGCCCCCAACGTGCGGATCGTCCGCCTGCCCTGCACGGGGCGGATCGACCCGCTGTTCATCGTGAAGGCGTTCGACCGCGGCGCCGACGGCGTGATCGTCAGCGGCTGCCACCCGAACGACTGCCACTACAACGCCGGCAACTTCCACGCCCGGCGGCGCTTCGCGGTCTTCCTCGACCTGCTGAAGGTCCTCGGCGTGGACGAGCGGCGGCTCACCTTCTCGTGGGTCTCGGCGTCGGAAGGGGGCAAGTGGGCGGAGATCGTCAACGAGACCACCGAACGGGTGCGCGCCTTGGGGCCTTTCGCCGGCTGGCGGGGGCTCTCCCCGGACGCGAACGGAGGCGGCGATGCAGGAACTCCGTGA
- a CDS encoding 4Fe-4S dicluster domain-containing protein, which produces MQELRDLARRLLEEKAVGCVVGYEEGPRGVRPAFVVDPNDVDRLVFDHRSVQNLAAYLNPRRNHLKPLGKVAVVVKPCDAAAAAGLIRESQLAREDVVVIGVRCSGVAKNADDATLDGETLADRCVGCERREPHLADHLVGEAHEPPHAEPRREKRIAELDAMTPDERWAFWSGELSRCIRCHACREVCPLCFCERCLADKTQPQWIESSPHPRGNMSWHISRALHLAGRCVGCNECERACPVGIPLGLLTSKMAAIVKDRFGYVSSDDPSVPAPIGTFSRDDAQEFIR; this is translated from the coding sequence ATGCAGGAACTCCGTGACCTCGCGCGCCGGCTGCTGGAGGAGAAGGCGGTCGGCTGCGTGGTCGGCTACGAAGAGGGGCCGCGCGGCGTGCGCCCCGCCTTCGTCGTCGATCCGAACGACGTGGACCGGCTGGTCTTCGACCACCGCTCCGTGCAGAACCTCGCCGCCTACCTCAACCCGCGGCGCAACCACCTCAAGCCGCTGGGCAAGGTCGCGGTCGTCGTCAAGCCGTGCGACGCGGCGGCGGCGGCGGGCCTGATCCGCGAGAGCCAGCTCGCCCGCGAGGACGTCGTCGTGATCGGCGTCCGCTGCTCCGGCGTGGCGAAGAACGCCGACGACGCGACGCTCGACGGCGAGACGCTCGCCGACCGCTGCGTCGGCTGCGAACGGCGCGAGCCGCACCTCGCCGACCATCTCGTCGGCGAGGCGCACGAGCCGCCGCACGCCGAGCCGCGGCGCGAGAAGCGGATCGCCGAGCTCGACGCGATGACCCCCGACGAGCGCTGGGCGTTCTGGAGCGGCGAGCTGTCGCGCTGCATCCGCTGCCACGCCTGCCGCGAGGTCTGCCCGCTCTGCTTCTGCGAACGCTGCCTCGCCGACAAGACCCAGCCGCAGTGGATCGAGAGCAGCCCGCACCCGCGCGGCAACATGTCGTGGCACATCTCGCGCGCCCTGCACCTCGCCGGGCGCTGCGTCGGGTGCAACGAGTGCGAAAGGGCCTGCCCGGTCGGGATTCCGCTCGGACTCCTGACGAGCAAGATGGCCGCGATCGTGAAGGACCGCTTCGGCTACGTCTCCTCCGACGATCCTTCCGTCCCCGCGCCGATCGGGACGTTCAGCCGCGACGACGCGCAGGAGTTCATCCGGTGA
- a CDS encoding 4Fe-4S dicluster domain-containing protein, giving the protein MSTRLFLSDEGFDALAAALAAGGARVVVPAPRPDGSVEYREFAPGPADRPFRIEIGAPSPTRSLKEFFLPPTEPLLRWRRGPDGLELVDVPPKAPRTVVLGARPCDAAALPIVDKVMDWDYRDENWFARRRATTIVSVACAGPVDQSCFCAAVGLGPDASRGSDVLLVPVSGGFVAEVASEAGQALVDANAALFGAADEAKAADADARRSAAREKVAANLPIDLERTRGWLEAHFDDPAWSAIALRCHGCGACASVCPTCHCFDIVDEAEGIDGGTRRRNWDTCQAAKFTLHASGHNPRAGQNARFRQRVLHKFFIYPAKFGETLCTGCGRCARVCPGGMDILEALRAADARAAAPAGDVAR; this is encoded by the coding sequence GTGAGCACGCGACTGTTCCTCAGCGACGAGGGGTTCGACGCGTTGGCCGCGGCGCTCGCCGCCGGCGGCGCGCGCGTCGTCGTCCCCGCCCCGCGGCCGGACGGCTCGGTCGAGTACCGCGAGTTCGCTCCCGGCCCCGCCGACCGTCCCTTCCGCATCGAGATCGGCGCGCCGTCTCCGACCCGGTCGCTCAAGGAGTTCTTCCTGCCGCCGACCGAGCCGCTGCTCCGCTGGCGGCGCGGCCCCGACGGTCTGGAGCTCGTGGACGTCCCGCCGAAGGCCCCGCGCACGGTCGTCCTCGGCGCGCGTCCCTGCGACGCCGCGGCCCTGCCGATCGTGGACAAGGTCATGGACTGGGACTACCGCGACGAGAACTGGTTCGCGCGGCGCCGCGCGACGACGATCGTCTCCGTCGCCTGCGCCGGCCCGGTGGACCAGAGCTGCTTCTGCGCCGCCGTCGGGCTCGGCCCCGACGCCTCGCGCGGCAGCGACGTCCTCCTCGTTCCGGTTTCGGGCGGCTTCGTCGCCGAGGTCGCGAGCGAGGCCGGCCAGGCGCTCGTGGACGCCAACGCGGCGCTCTTCGGCGCCGCCGACGAGGCGAAGGCGGCCGACGCCGACGCGCGCCGGTCCGCGGCGCGGGAGAAGGTCGCGGCGAACCTGCCGATCGACCTCGAGCGGACGCGCGGCTGGCTCGAAGCGCACTTCGACGACCCGGCGTGGAGCGCGATCGCCCTGCGCTGCCACGGCTGCGGCGCCTGCGCCTCGGTCTGCCCGACCTGCCACTGCTTCGACATCGTGGACGAGGCGGAGGGGATCGACGGCGGGACGCGCCGCCGCAACTGGGACACCTGCCAGGCGGCGAAGTTCACGCTGCACGCCTCGGGGCACAACCCGCGCGCCGGGCAGAACGCCCGCTTCCGCCAGCGCGTGCTCCACAAGTTCTTCATCTACCCGGCCAAGTTCGGCGAGACGCTCTGCACCGGCTGCGGCCGCTGCGCCCGCGTCTGCCCGGGCGGCATGGACATCCTGGAAGCGCTGCGCGCCGCCGACGCGCGCGCCGCGGCGCCGGCGGGGGACGTGGCCCGATGA
- a CDS encoding FAD/NAD(P)-binding protein, translating into MNIYKPYRMRIESMVDETIDTRTLRLAFADPAEAEAFDFKAGQFGEYSAFGAGESTFCIASAPTRKGYIECSFKKVGLVTSALRELGVGDVVGFRGPYGNHFPLEKMEGSNMLFVAGGIGLAPVRAVIWNVLDLRDRFKDVTIVYGARSVGDLVYKRELEEWGARADVKLVAAVDPGGETPDWKGKVGFVPTVLGEAAPAAENAYAVVCGPPIMIKFTLPVLEKLGFPLDRVYTTLENRMKCGLGKCGRCNIGPVYVCKDGPVFTAAEIAKLPQEF; encoded by the coding sequence ATGAACATCTACAAGCCCTACCGCATGCGCATCGAGTCGATGGTCGACGAGACGATCGACACCCGCACGCTGCGCCTCGCCTTCGCCGACCCGGCGGAGGCGGAGGCGTTCGACTTCAAGGCCGGCCAGTTCGGCGAGTACTCGGCGTTCGGCGCGGGCGAGAGCACCTTCTGCATCGCCAGCGCCCCGACCCGCAAGGGCTACATCGAGTGCTCGTTCAAGAAGGTCGGCCTCGTCACCTCCGCGCTGCGCGAGCTCGGCGTCGGCGACGTCGTCGGCTTCCGCGGCCCGTACGGGAACCACTTCCCGCTGGAGAAGATGGAAGGGTCGAACATGCTCTTCGTCGCCGGCGGGATCGGGCTCGCCCCGGTCCGCGCGGTGATCTGGAACGTGCTCGACCTGAGGGACCGCTTCAAGGACGTGACGATCGTCTACGGCGCGCGCAGCGTCGGCGACCTCGTCTACAAGCGCGAGCTCGAGGAGTGGGGCGCGCGCGCCGACGTCAAGCTGGTCGCGGCGGTCGATCCGGGCGGCGAGACGCCGGACTGGAAGGGCAAGGTCGGCTTCGTGCCGACGGTCCTCGGCGAGGCCGCGCCGGCCGCGGAGAACGCCTACGCCGTCGTCTGCGGCCCGCCGATCATGATCAAGTTCACGCTGCCGGTTTTGGAGAAGCTCGGCTTCCCGCTCGACCGCGTCTACACGACGCTAGAGAACCGGATGAAGTGCGGCCTCGGGAAGTGCGGGCGCTGCAACATCGGCCCGGTCTACGTCTGCAAGGACGGGCCGGTCTTCACCGCCGCCGAGATCGCCAAGCTGCCGCAGGAGTTCTGA